A window of Equus caballus isolate H_3958 breed thoroughbred chromosome 10, TB-T2T, whole genome shotgun sequence contains these coding sequences:
- the ZNF180 gene encoding zinc finger protein 180 isoform X1, producing the protein MEEQDEKPPGSLRACVQDSLLPQEIIIKVEGEDAASLAIPSQEGVNFKIVTVGFTQEDEGILNPAPKTLDRDVILENHRDLVSWDLAAALGRRESTSEQNTLDDEPSQGVKIEELTRDDPWLSSCGEVQDYKDQLEKQQEKQERLLKEGAFTQRKAVSHERVCKGDELEKGGLNSSLLPPQMIPVRNHFHKHASHVNRLRHNCLVNSHQMVDDSEKLLENNGCGKPQSIHLIQFTRTQQEDKSYGLSDSIQSFSLGTPLNIREKIGARGKAFDFKECGHVLKHSLSHNEQQRISVQESQCKFSKTSQSSSLAQNVRNHSEEKPFECNQCGKSFSWSSHLIAHQRTHTGEKPYECNECGKSFSRSSHLVSHQRTHTGEKPYRCNQCGKSFSQSYVLVVHQRTHTGEKPYECSQCGKSFRQSYKLIAHQRTHTGEKPYECNQCGKSFIQSYKLIAHQRIHTGEKPYECHQCGKSFSQSYKLVAHQRTHTGEKPFECNQCGKSFSWSSQLVAHQRTHTGEKPYECSECGKSFNRSSHLVMHQRTHTGEKPYECNQCGKSFSQSYVLVVHQRTHTGEKPYECGQCGKSFRQSSCLTQHQRTHTGEKPYECNQCGKTFSLSARLIVHQRTHTGEKPFTCGHCGKAFINSSKLIRHQATHTEERPYECS; encoded by the exons gactcccTCCTTCCTCAAGAGATTATCATCAAGGTCGAGGGAGAAGATGCTGCGTCGCTGGCCATCCCATCCCAG GAAGGCGTGAACTTCAAGATTGTGACTGTGGGCTTCACGCAGGAGGACGAGGGCATTTTGAACCCTGCTCCGAAGACCCTGGACAGAGATGTGATCCTGGAGAACCACAGGGACCTGGTCTCTTGGG ACTTGGCAGCCGCCCTTGGAAGAAGAGAATCAACCTCAGAGCAGAACACGTTGGATGATGAGCCGTCCCAGGGAGTGAAGATAGAAGAGTTGACAAGAGATGATCCTTGGTTATCTTCCTGTGGAGAAGTTCAGGATTATAAGGACCAGTTGGAGAAACAACAGGAAAAACAGGAGAGACTTCTGAAGGAAGGGGCCTTCACTCAAAGGAAAGCTGTTTCTCATGAGAGGGTCTGCAAAGGTGATGAACTTGAGAAGGGGGGTCTGAATTCCAGTCTTCTTCCACCCCAGATGATACCCGTAAGAAACCATTTTCATAAACATGCTTCACATGTTAACAGGTTGCGTCATAATTGTCTCGTCAACAGTCATCAGATGGTTGATGACAGTGAGAAACTGCTTGAGAATAATGGATGCGGAAAACCTCAGAGCATTCACCTTATTCAGTTTACAAGAACTCAACAGGAAGATAAGTCCTATGGACTTAGTGACAGCATTCAGTCTTTTAGCCTTGGTACGCCCCTAAATATACGTGAGAAAATAGGTGCAAGAGGAAAAGCCTTTGATTTTAAGGAATGTGGGCACGTTTTGAAGCACAGCCTATCCCACAATGAACAACAGAGAATCTCTGTTCAAGAGAGTCAGTGCAAATTTAGTAAAACCTCCCAGAGTTCATCCCTTGCCCAAAACGTGAGAAATCATTCTGAagagaaaccctttgaatgtaaCCAATGTGGGAAATCCTTCAGCTGGAGCTCTCATCTCATTGCCCATCAGAGGACtcacacaggggagaaaccctatgagtgtaacgaatgtgggaaatccttcaGCCGGAGCTCTCACCTCGTTTCCCACCagagaactcatactggagagaaaccttatagATGTAATCAGTGTGGGAAATCCTTTAGCCAGAGCTATGTCCTTGTCGTGCATCAGCGAACCCATACTGGAGAGAAGCCTTACGAATGCAGTCAGTGTGGAAAGTCATTTAGGCAGAGCTACAAGCTTATCGCCCATCagagaactcatactggagagaagccctatgaatgcaATCAGTGTGGGAAATCCTTTATTCAGAGCTATAAACTTATTGcgcatcagagaattcatactggagaaaaaccctacGAGTGCCATCAGTGTGGAAAGTCCTTCAGTCAGAGTTATAAACTTGTCGCCCATCAGAGAACCCACACAGGAGAAAAGCCCTTCGAATGCAATCAGTGTGGGAAATCCTTCAGCTGGAGCTCTCAGCTGGTTGCCCatcaaagaactcacactggagagaagccctacgAATGTAGCGAGTGTGGGAAATCTTTCAACCGCAGTTCTCACCTCGTCATGCACCAGAGAACgcacactggagaaaaaccctacGAGTGTAATCAGTGTGGGAAGTCCTTCAGCCAGAGTTACGTTCTGGTCGTGCATCAGAggactcacactggagagaagccgtACGAGTGCGGTCAGTGTGGGAAATCCTTCAGGCAGAGCTCGTGCCTTACTCAGCATcagagaactcacactggagagaaaccctacgaGTGTAATCAGTGCGGGAAAACGTTCAGCTTGAGTGCTCGGCTCATTGTCCATCAAAggactcatactggagagaaacccttcaCGTGTGGTCattgtgggaaagcttttattaaCAGCTCTAAACTTATTAGGCATCAGGCAACTCATACAGAAGAGAGACCCTATGAATGTAGCTAG